The following are encoded together in the Candidatus Woesebacteria bacterium genome:
- a CDS encoding tyrosine-type recombinase/integrase: MAARSEISQHIDSFLEYLEVEKGSSPLTIRNYRHYLTRFLEYLEHEGIRTNLADINKETVRMFRLYLSRLPGSPRNSQLDAETLSRRTQGYHVIALRSFLRWLIKNDFKVMSPDKIDLPKVKDREVQFLSGEQVDKILNAPTLSNINGKRDKAILEVLFSTGLRVSELVKLNKDKIDFASREFGVVGKGGRARVVFLSQRAASWIQNYLDARRDHFTPLFIRHKGKVDPSTSSENMRLTPRSVQRMIKKYSHKMKLPIEVTPHVLRHSFATDLLMAGADLRSVQEMLGHKNVQTTQIYTHVTNKQLKDVHEAFHGRVK; the protein is encoded by the coding sequence TTGATTCCTTTTTGGAATATTTGGAGGTTGAGAAGGGCTCCTCTCCCCTAACAATTCGCAATTACCGTCATTACTTAACTCGCTTTCTTGAATATCTGGAGCATGAGGGGATTAGAACTAATTTAGCCGATATAAACAAAGAAACAGTTCGCATGTTTAGACTTTACTTAAGCCGGCTTCCGGGTAGTCCACGAAATTCACAGCTTGATGCTGAAACGCTTTCAAGAAGGACGCAAGGATATCATGTTATTGCGCTCAGATCATTCCTTCGTTGGTTAATCAAAAACGACTTTAAGGTTATGTCTCCTGATAAAATCGATTTACCCAAAGTCAAAGACAGAGAAGTACAGTTTTTGTCGGGGGAGCAAGTAGATAAAATTCTAAACGCCCCTACCCTATCTAACATTAACGGTAAACGAGATAAAGCGATTTTAGAAGTGTTATTTTCTACCGGTCTTAGAGTATCGGAGTTGGTTAAATTAAATAAAGATAAAATTGATTTTGCTTCACGGGAATTTGGTGTTGTTGGTAAAGGTGGGCGCGCAAGGGTGGTTTTTTTGTCTCAGCGGGCAGCTTCTTGGATACAAAATTATTTAGATGCCAGACGTGATCATTTCACTCCCCTGTTCATCCGCCATAAAGGAAAAGTCGATCCATCAACGTCAAGTGAAAACATGCGTCTTACACCACGGAGTGTACAAAGAATGATAAAAAAATATTCACATAAAATGAAGTTACCGATTGAAGTTACTCCACACGTCCTTAGACACAGTTTTGCCACAGATTTACTTATGGCAGGGGCAGACCTGAGAAGTGTACAAGAAATGCTTGGACACAAGAATGTGCAAACAACGCAAATCTATACACATGTAACCAATAAACAATTAAAGGATGTGCATGAGGCGTTTCATGGAAGAGTAAAATAG